CGAGTCGTCCGCCCGGCCGCAGCAGTCCGCGCCAGTGCCGCAGGGCCCGGCCCGGGTCGGGCAGGGCCCACAGCACGTGCCGTACGAGGACGACGTCGAAGCGCTGCTCCCCCACCGGGGGCGCCGCCGCGTCACCGAGGAGGAACACCGCGTCACGACCGGCCAGCTTGGCCCGCGCGAGAGCGACCATGGCCGCCGAGCCGTCCACGCCGGTGACGCGGTGTCCCCGCTCGGCGGCGAGGAGCGACAGGCTGCCGGTCCCGCAGCCGAGATCCAGGACGTCGCAGGCCCGCGCCGGCAGCCAGGCGCTCAGCCGCCGCGCCCACGCCCGCCGTACGTCCGGATCGCGCAGGCCGTGGTCCGGCTCGTCGTCGAATGAGGCGGCCTGCGTGTCCCAGTCCACCCCGGCGGTCGCGTCGGGCCCGGTCGCGGCCCTGTTCAGACCTTCACTGTGATCCGTCATGGGCCCAAGAGTGACACCCGCCACTGACAGTCGAATCGTGACAGCCGCCACTGACAGACCCGCACCGATGAGTCACCCTCCCGGGAAAGGTCTACCTCCGTGAGAACGCGGAACTCGGTAGGCCCTGAAGGAGGCAGCCATGCGCCGGACCACTGTGCAGAAGCCCCTGAGGAAGACGGACCCGCGCAGGGTCCGGGAAGAGGCCGACGAGCGTCCCGCGGGACGCCCGGAGGTGCGCAAGGACATCGCGAGAACGTGGTGGCCGGACGGCTGAGTCAGTCGAGCCGCTTTCGGTAGTGGACGCGGTCGTAGGGGCCGTCCACGCGCCGCTCGACGACCTCGTAGCCGTACTTCGGATAGATCTTCTGGTTCTCCCACATCATCGCGTTCGTGTAGAGCCTGACCTCGGGAAGACCGAGCGCACGCGCGTGTGCGTCCACGAAGTGCAGCAGCCGTCGCCCCACGCCCGTGCCGTGTGCGCCGGGGTGGACGGCGATGCTGTCGAGGAACAGATGGTCGTCCCGTTCCTCCAGGACGACGAGCCCGATGACGGGCTTCCCGTCACGAAGACCTTTCCCGCGGCCACGTTCGCCGCGTGGTCCGCCTCCATGGGCACCGGCACCACCCCGATCCGCTCGATGTAGCGGTGGTACGCGGCGTCGGTCACGGTCTTCACGGCCGCCACGTCGGAGGCGACGGCGGCCCGGATCCGTTCATCTCCCATGCCGACACGGTACCTACCTGATCTCCGTCTCAGCACTCCCTTAACGCGAGCATAAGGATCTCCCGCACCCGCCTCCAGCAGGCGATTTCACGGTTTCTTGGATACGGCTCCCGATCGCTCGTGATCGGCGCCGACCAGACCGGAACCGTTTCCGAGGAGATTCCGCATGCCCGCACGCCGCCGCACGGTCGCCACGATCGCCGCCCTCGGCGCCGCTCCGCTCGCCCTGACCGCCCTCGCCGCCACCCCGGCGTCGGCGCACGGGACGATGGGCGACCCGGTCAGCCGAGTCGCCCAGTGCTACGCGGAGAACCCGGAGAGCCCGAGGTCGGACGCCTGCAAGGCGGCGGTCGCGACCGGCGGTACCCAGGCGCTCTACGACTGGAACGGCATCCGTATCGGCGACGCCGACGGCCGCCACCAGCAGCTGATTCCGGACGGCAAGCTGTGCAGCGCGAACAACGAGGAGTTCAAGGGCCTCGACCTGGCGCGCGCGGACTGGCCGGCGACGAGCGTGCACAGTGGGTCGTACACCTTCAAGTACCGCGTGACGGCCCCGCACAAGGGCACCTTCAAGGTGTACGCAACCAAGGCGGGATACGACGCGGCCAAGCCACTGGCCTGGTCCGACCTGGACCTGGAGCACCCGGTCGCGACCGCCACCGACCCGGTCGCCTCGGGCGGCTTCTACACCTTCTCCGGCACGCTCCCCGAGCGCTCCGGCCGGCAGCTGCTGTACGCGGTCTGGCAGCGCTCGGACAGTCCGGAGGCGTTCTACTCCTGCTCCGACGTGAACTTCGGCGGAGGTGCGGCGAAGCCGGCCGGCGGCGGTACGACGACCAGCTCGTCACCCGCGCCCACCGCCTCCACGCCCTCCGACGCGCAGATCGAGGCCGGTGCCGGCAGGTCGACGGTGGAGCATCACGGGCACGGTGACCAGGACGCCGCGACGTCGGCTGATCCCACTCCGGCCAACGCCCCGCAGGCGGCCGTCGCTTCGGAGCGCCTCGCCGAGACGGGAAGCGGCGGGGAGACTCCGTACCTCGCGGTGGGCGGTGCGGCCGCCCTGGCGCTCGGTTCGGCCGCCCTGTTCGCCTCGGTCCGCCGCCGCGCGAACGACGGCGGACGGCACGGCCGCTAGTACGGCCACGAAGGAGCGGGGCCCGTCCGGCGGCTCAGGCCGGACGAGCCCCGCTCGTGCGTCAGCTCAGCACCGACGCGCAGGTGGTCGCGGTGGCGTGCGCGGGGTCGAGCGCGTTGGCCACCTCATGGAAGGCGATCCGGTCGGTGAGACCGATCAGGACGTGTTCGGAGAGGTCCAGCGAGCACAGGTTCTGGATGAGGACGTTGTGGACGTCGGAGCCGCTCAGGAACTGGCTCGTGTACGGCGTGACGACCTCGTCGTACTTGCTGGCGATGACGGTGTAGTGGACGCCGGGGACGGTGTCGCCGCCGGCGTTGAGCTTGGTGAGGAAGGCGGAACCGGCCATCTGGTCGGCGAGGCCGGGGGTGGCGGCGGTGAGCAGGTCGGCGGCGCCCGGGAAGTAGGGCAGCAGCTTGGTCAGACCGTTCAGGTCGGTGCCGTGGTTGTCGGGCGCGATGCCGACCAGGGCGTTCACCTTGGCGGCTCCGCCGAGGAACCTGAGGTAGTAGCGGGGCATCATGCCGCCCTGCGAGTGGCCGACGAGGTCGGCCTTGGCGGCGCCGGTGGCGGTGAGCACCTTGTCGACGAAGGCGGAGAGCTGCCCGGCCGACTTGTCGATGGGGCCGAGGCCGTAGAAGACGGGGACGCCGGAGAGCTGGCCGTAGTCCAGGGAGAAGACGCAGTAGCCGCGGTTCTCCAGGTAGGGCGCGAGGCCCAGCCAGTTGTCGACGGAGTTGCCGAGGGTGCCGTGGACCAGGACGACGGGGCGGGGGTGGGCGGCGGACGGCTTGCAGGAGTAGTCGTTCCACCCGGTGGAGGGTGCGGTGGTGGCGTGGGCGGCAGTGGCGGGGACGAGGGCGACCGCGGCGGTGAGCAGCACCGCGGCCAGGGGTCTGAGCACTCGTTTCCAGGGCAGCATCGTGTGATCTCCTTGCGGCTCAAGGGAGTTGCGATGGCCTTACGCCCTGTGATCCGGATCACGAAGGATGCTGTTCACTCGTCAAGTTACGGACGAGTAGTGGAAGTGTGAAGTTACGCGTCAGTAAAAACTTCCAGTGATAACCGACTCGCCGGTAGCTGCCGATGAACCGTCACCAGGCGGGCCGGATCGGACCATAGGGCGCGATGCGCCCCAATTGATCGCGCAGCGCCCGCACTTCACCCTCGCCGAGTACGTCCGCCCACTCCCGCACCACTTCCGCCGCGGCCGCCTCCGCGGCCCGGGTGCAGGCCCACCCGCGCTCGGTCAGCACGACCAGTCGCGCCCGCGCGTCCGCGGGATGCGGCCGCCGCTCGGCGTACCCCTTGCGCACGACCTCGTCGACGAGCTGACTGGCGGCCTGCTTGGTGACTCCGAGGTGCGCGGCGAGTTCGGTGACCGTCGCCCCGTCCGGGGCCAGCCGCGCGAAGGCGAATCCGTGCGCGGGCCGCACCCCCTCGAAGCCACGGGCGACGACGCCTTCGTTGATGCGCTGAGTGAGCTCGCCGGCGACGGCGAGCAGGGCGGCGGACAGGGCCATGGCCTCGGAGTTGTGCACGGAGGCATTGAAACACCCTTGACGGACTGGTCAAGCAGCTTGACTATAGAAGCATCCCGGATGGTCAAGCAGCTTGACCATCCTCCGTCGAACTCGATCATCTTCCGTCGAAGGAGCCCCATGCCCGTCATCCGCACGTCCGAAGCGGTCACCCACGAGATCCACGGCGCCCGCTTCGTCTCGTACGCCACCCCGCGCACCGGCAGCAAGGAACTGTGCGCCTGGCGCGGCGAGATCCCGCCCGGCACCAGGGCCCCCGCCCACACCGTCAGCCGCGAGGAGATCTTCCATCTGCTCGTCGGCGAACTGGTCGTCACGCTCGACGACCGCACCGACCGGATCACCGCGGGCGACACACTGATCGTCAGCCCCGGCGCGACCCTGACCGTGGAGAACCCGACCGACCAGACGGCGATCTCCTGGGTCACCACGTCGATCGGCCTGGAGGCGGAACTGGCCGACGGCACGCGGCTCACGCCTCCCTGGGCCAACTGACCTTCCGCCCCGGGGACGTCACGCCGCCAGCGCCCCCGGGATCACGGCCCCCGGCCCGAACTTCGCCCGCACCCGGTCCGCGGCCTCCTCGACGCGGCGGACCTTCTCGTCCACGGGGTCGAAGGTGAGCTGGTGGGAGGCCTGTTCGGCGGGCGCGAGGGACTCGGCGCGCAGCACGAGGGCGCGCACGCGTGCGCGTTGCAGGCCGAGGGCCTCGTACAGGGCGTACGTCGCCCTCGTCAGGGCGGCCGAGTGCGCGGTCGGCTCGCGCAGGGTTCGGGTGCGGGTCGTCGCGGTGCGGTCGGCGTAGCGCACGGTGAGGGTGAGGGTGCCGCAGACCTTGTCGAGGGCGCGGAGCCGGGCGCCCAGTTCCTCGGCGGCCGACAGCAGGGCGCGGCGATGGCGGTCCGGGTCCAACTCGTCCAGCGGGAAGGGACGTTCGGTGGCCAGGGAGCGCGAGACGCCGTTCGGGACGACGCGGCCGCGGTCGACGCCGTTCGCCTTGTCGTGCAGTTCGCGGCCCGCCCGCGCGCCGATCAGGCGCTGGAGCGTGGAGAGAGGGGCGGCCGCCACCCGGCCCAGGGTGTCGAGGCCGTACTCGCACAGGGTGCGGCTGGTGGCTGTACCGACCCCGGGCAGCGCGGCCACCGGCCGGTTCGCGAGGAACTCCGCCACGGCGTCCTCGGGCACCGCGCACGTCACGCCGGGCCGGGCGTCGCGCAGGGCCACGCGGGCGAGCATCGGCCCCGGTCCCGCGCCGATCACGCAGTCGACGCCGTGCAGGGCGAGGGCGCGGACGCGGATCACCGAGGCCAGCTCGACGGCGCTGCGCCCGAAGTACCGTTCGGCGCCCCGCAGATCGGCCAGCGCCCCGTCCGGCGGCAGCGCCTCCACGACCGGCGTGAACTCCTCCAGCAGGCCGAGCAGCCCCGGCAGAGCCGCCTCGCGCGCCGGCGGCAGCTGGAAACGTACGCACAGAACGGTCATCCCGCACTCCCGGGGCTCTGGTGCCACAACTTCCTTCCCACCGCGGGCCCTTCGCCCGCGGGGCGCAGATCCGCCCAGGGGTGCATCTCGTACCCCGTGGGCATGCGGATCCTCCGGTCCTCCATCGGGTCGCGGGCCGCGGAGCCCGCGGGCGCCGGCCACCCGTCCGAACCGGCGAGCCTCGCCGGTGACGAACCGTCGCCGTCCGCCGGGGCGGAGCCGTCGGCGGGCGGCTCCGCGAGCCGGGCCGCGACGCCGTCGAGGCCTTCCTCCTCGCGCACCTCCAGCAGTTCGGCGAGGTTCCAGGCGGCGGCGCCCACCACGCTCAGGCTGCGCGGCCCGCGCCGCTGCACGACCCCGCGCACCAGCAGCAGCCAGGAGTGGAAGACGGTGTGGGCGCAGGTGTCGTGGGAGTCGTCGAAGAAGGCGAGGTCGACCAGGCCCGTGCCGTCGTCCAGGGTGGAGAAGATGACCCGCTTGCCGGACCGGATCGGCGGCGTCTGGGTGGCCGCCTTCGCCCCCGCGACCAGTACCGTCTCCCCGTGCCGCGTCTCCCGCAGCCGGCGCGCCGAGACCACGCCCAGCTCGTCGAGGAACTTTCGGTGGTCGTCCATCAGGTTTCGCGAGGCGTCCATCGACAGCACGCCCAGTTCGGCGCTGAGCTTTTCCGCCTCCGACAGGTCCGGCAGCCCGGCCGGAGCGGTCTTGCGCCCTCCCGCCAACGGGAGTTGGCCGCCGCCCCCGCTCCGGGCGCCCCGGTGCAGCTCGGTCAGGTGCAGCTGCAGATCGCGGCGGTTGGCGCCGAACGCGTCCAGGGCGCCGACCTGGGCGAGCCGCCCGGCCAGCGGCCGGCTCGGCCGGGCCCGCTCCCAGAAGTCCAGCAGGGAGGCGTACGGCTGCCCCTGGGCGATCCGTTCGGCCTCGGCCTCGCTGATGCCGTGCACATCGGAGAGTGCCAGCCGCAGACCCCACACCTCATCAGATTCAGACAACAGTTCGATACGGTGAGCGACCGCCGACTTGTTCACGTCCAGCGGCAGCACCGGCACCCCGCGCCGCCGCGCGTCCGCCAGGAGCAGCCGCTTCGGGTACATCCCGGGGTCGTGGGTGAGCAGCCCCGCATAGAAGGCCGCCGGGTGATGCGCCTTCAGCCACGCCGACTGGTACGTCGGCACGGCGAAGGCGACCGCGTGCGCCTTGCAGAAGCCGTACGACCCGAAGGCCTCGACGATCTCCCAGGTGCGCTGAATCGTTTCTGCGTCATATCCGTTCGCCGCCGCGTGCTGGGCGAACCACACCTTGATCCGCCCCTGGGACTCCGGGTCGGACAGCCCGCGCCGGATCCGGTCCGCCTCGCCGCGCCCGCAGCCGGTCATGACGGCGACGATGTCGATGATCTGCTCGTGGAAGACGACGACCCCGTACGTCCCCTTCAGCGGCTCCGTCAGATCCCGGTGCGGGTACCTGACCGGCGCCCGTCCGTGCCTCGCCTCGATGAACGGCCGCACCATGTCGGCGGCGACCGGTCCGGGCCGGAAGAGGGAGATGTCGACGACGAGGTCATGGAAAGTGGCCGGCTGCAGCCGCCCCACCAGGTCCCGCTGGCCCGGCGACTCGATCTGGAAGCAGCCCAGCGTCTCGGTGGAGCGGATGAGCCGGTACGTCTCCGGGTCGCCCGGCGCCAGCGCGTCCAGGTCGATCCGCTCCCCCGTCGCCCGCTCCACCTCGGCGACCGCGTGCGCCATCGCCGACTGCATCCGTACGCCCAGGACGTCCAGCTTGAGCAGTCCGAGGTCCTCCACGTCGTCCTTGTCGAACTGCGACATGGGCAGCCCCTCGCCGCTGGTCGGCATGACCGGGGTACGGCCGAGCAGGGACGCGTCGGACAGCAGCACCCCGCACGGGTGCATGGCGACCCCGCGCGGGAGGGCGTCGAGGGCCTCGACCAGTTCCCAGAGCCGGCCGTACTTCTCCTGCTCCCCCGCCAGCCTCCGCAGTTCGGGCAGCTCCGCCAGCGCCGCGCGGGCGTCGCGCGCCCGGATGTGCGGGAAGGACTTGGCGACCCGGTCGATCTCGGCGGGGTCCATGGACAGGGCCGCGCCCACGTCCCGGATGGCGTGGCGGACGCGGTAGGTCTCCGGCATCGCGACGGTGGCGACCCGTTCCTCGCCGAACCGGCCGATGATCGCGCGGTAGACCTCCAGCCGGCGCGCGGACTCCACGTCGATGTCGATGTCGGGCAGCACGACCCGCTCCTTGGACAGGAAGCGCTCCATCAGCAGCCCGTGCTCGACCGGATCGGCGTTCGCGATGCCGAGGAGGTGGTTGACCAGGGAGCCCGCGCCGGAGCCGCGCGCGGCGACGCGGATGCCCATGTCCCGCACGTCGTCCACCACCTGAGCGACCGTCAGGAAGTAGGAGGCGAAGCCGTGGTGGGCGATGATGTCCAGCTCGTGGTGCATCCGCTCCCAGTACGCGCGCTTTCCCGCGTGGCCGCGCAGCACCATCCCGGCCGCCGCCCGGGAGGCGAGCGCCCGCTGGGCGGTGCGGCGGCCCGCGCCGACCAGGTGCGGTTCGGGGAAGTGGACGGAGCCCATGCCGAGGTCGTCCTCGGGGTCCACCAGGCACTCGGCGGCCGTGGCCCGCGTCTGCTCCAGCAGCCGGTGTGCGGTCTCGCGCCGGAAGCCCGCGGCCTCGACGACACGCTCGGCGACCCGGGCCATGTCGTCGGCACCCTTGAGCCAGGCCTCACCGGAGTCCAGTTCCCCCGCTGGGTCGATCGGGACGAGCCGACGGGCCGCGTCCAGGACGTCGGCGACCGGGCCGAGGCCGGGGTCGGCGTAGCGGACGGCGTTGCTGAGCACCGGCCGGACGCCCTGCTCGGCGGCGAAGCCCACGGTACGGGCGGCCAGGCGCAGGGAGCCGGGGCCGGTGCCCGTGCGGCCGTGCCAGACGGCCTCCAGGCGCAGGGCGTCGCCGTAGATCTCCCGCCAGGGGGCGAGGAGCCGGGCCGCGCGGTCGGGGCGGCCGGCGGCCAGTGCGCGGCCGACGTCGGAGGCGGGGCCGAGCAGGACGGTCAGGCCGTCGGCGTGGTTGGCGTCCCAGGACAGCAAGGGCAGGTCCTCGGCGGTGTGGGCGGCGGTGACCAGACGGCACAGGTCGGCCCAGCCGCGGGCGCCGTCGCGGGCCAGGAAGGTGACGCGGGGGGTCGACTCGTCGATGAAGGCGCCGCCGCGTACGGGGGTGCGGCGCCTGTTCCGTCGTACCGGATCGTCCTCCCGGAGCCGGGCGGGCGGCTCCACCGCGAGTTCCGCGCCGAACAGCGGGCGGACGCCCGCCTTCGCGCAGGCCTTGGCGAAGCGGACGGTGCCGGCGACGGTGTCGCGGTCGGTGAGGGCGAGGGCGTCCATGCCCCGCTCGGCGGCGCGCTCGGCCAGCCGCTCCGGGTGGGAGGCGCCGTAGCGCAGGGAGAACCCGGAGACGGTGTGCAGATGCGTGAAACCCGGCACACGCACCTCCCGCACTCGCGAGCCCCGAACGACTCTCGAACATCTGTTCCCGACGACACTCCCACCATACCCCCATTCTCGAACACTTGTACGGAATCCGTTCGGGCGCGTCCCACCTGCGCAAACGTCCGCCAGCCTCGACGTTGGGGGCATGACGCAGACCACCGGCGCCGACGCTCCACCCGCTTCCCGTTCGTCCTCCTTCCTCGCCGAGGTGAAGGACGCCGTCACCTCGCGGGCCACCGTGCTGGTCATCGGTGTGATCGCCCTCCAGCTGCTGTTCATCGCCTCCTACGTGGGCGCGCTGCACGACCCGAAGCCCCGGGACGTGCCCTTCGGTGTCGTCGCGCCGGCGGCCGCGGCCCAGCAGGCGGTGACCCGGCTGGAGAGGCTGCCGGGCTCACCACTGGACCCGCGCGCGCCGGCCGACGAGGCGACGGCCCGGAAGCAGATCATGAACCGGGACATCGACGGGGCGCTGATCGTGAACCCTGCCCGGACGACCGACACGCTCCTGGTCGCCTCCGGTGGCGGCACCGTCCTCGCGACCACCCTGGAGAAGTACCTCACCGTCCTGGAGGCCTCCCAGCAGCGGACGGTCCGGACGGTGGACGTGGCGCCGGCGTCCTCCCACGACTTCGACGGGCTCACGTCCTTCTACCTGGTGGTGGGCTGGTGCGTGGGCGGCTATCTGTGCGCCTCGATCCTGGCGATCAGCACGGGCGCCCGGCCCGCCAACGCGAGCCGCGCGACGATCCGGCTGGCCGTGATGGTGCTGGTGTCGGTCGTCGGGGGGCTCGGGGGCGCGGTGATCGTGGGACCGATCCTGGGCGCGCTGCCGGGCAGTGTGGCGGCTCTGTGGGGGCTGGGGGCGCTGGTGACCTTCGCGGTGGGGGCGGCGACGCTCGCGCTCCAGGGGGTCTTCGGGATCGTCGGCATCGGTCTGGCGATCCTGCTCGTGGTGATCGCGGGCAACCCGAGCGCGGGGGGCGCCTTCCCGCTGCCGATGCTGCCGCCGTTCTGGAAGGCGATCGGGCCGGTGCTGCCGCCGGGCGCGGGCACCTGGGTGGCCCGGTCCATCGCCTACTTCGACGGCAACGACACGACCGCCGCCCTGCTGGTGCTTTCGGCATGGGCGGCGGCCGGGATCGTGATCACGCTGGTGGCGGCGGTGCTGCGGACGAGGCGTCGGGGCGGGCCCCGGCCGGCTCAGACGCCGTAGTACGCCCTGCGCATCAGCTCCCGCATGTCGTCGATCATCGGCATCCGCGGGTTGGCGGGCGCGCACTGGTCGGCGTAGGCGTTCAGGGCCTGCTGCGGGATGGCGGCGAGGAAGGCCTCCTCGTCGACTCCCTCCTCCTGGAAGGAGGCCGGGATGCCGCAGCGCTCGCGGAGGTCCTCGACGGCGCGGGCGTACGACTCCACACCCTCCTCGGGGGTCGCGGCCGGCAGGCCCAGCATGCGGGCGATGTCCTGGTAGCGCTCGGGGGCCCGGTAGGTCTCGGCCTTGGGCCACGGGGTGGCCTTGTGGGTCATCCTGCCGTTGTGCCGTATGACGTGCGGCAGCAGCAGCGCGTTCGTCCGGCCGTGGGCGACGTGGAAGGTGTTGCCCAGGGTGTGCGCCATGGCGTGGACGAGACCGAGGAAGGAGTTGGCGAAGGCCATGCCGGCGATGGTCGACGCGTTGTGCATCCGCTCCCGCGCCTTGGGCGCCCGGGCTCCCTCCTTCACACAGGCCTCCAGGTTCTCGAAGATCAGCTTGATGGCCTGCAGGCACTGGCCGTCGGTGAAGTCCGAGGCGTAGACCGAGACGTACGCCTCCGTCGCGTGGGTCAGGGCGTCGAAGCCGGAGTCGGCGGTGACCGTCGGCGGGAGGTTCATCGCCAGGACCGGGTCGACGATCGCCACGTGCGGGGTGAGGGCGTAGTCGGCGAGCGGGTACTTCTGGGCGGCCTCGGGGTCGGAGATGACCGCGAACGGGGTCACCTCGGAGCCGGTGCCCGACGTGGTGGGGATGGCGATCAGCTTGGCCTTGTCGCCGAGTTGGGGGAAGCGGTAGGCGCGCTTGCGGATGTCGAAGAACTTCTCCTTGGTGTCCGCGAACTCCACCTCGGGCCGCTCGTACATCAGCCACATGACCTTCGCCGCGTCCATCGGCGAGCCGCCGCCGAGCGCGATGATGGTGTCCGGCCGGAACTCCCGCATCTCGGCCGCGCCCGCCCGTACGGTGGCCAGCTCCGGGTTGGGCTCGACGTTGTCGATGTACTGCAGCAGCACCGGCTCCTCACGGGAGTTGAGGATCTCGGTGACCCGGCGCACGAAGCCGATCCGCTCCATGGTGCGGTCGGTGACGATCGTGACCCGGTGCACGTCGGGCATGGCCTTCAGGTAGCGCAGCGCGCCCTTCTCGAAGTAGATCTTCGGCGGCACCTTGTACCACTGCATGTTGTTGTTGCGCCGCCCGATCCGCTTGATGTTGAGCAGGTTCACCGCGGAGACGTTGTTGGACACCGAGTTGTGCCCGTACGAGCCGCAGCCGAGGGTGAGCGAGGGCAGGAAGGCGTTGTAGACGTCGCCGATGCCGCCGAGACTGGTCGGCGCGTTGACGATGACGCGGATCGCCTTGACCCGCTTGCCGAACTCCTCCGCCAGTTCCTCGTCCTCGGTGTGGATCGCGGCGGAGTGCCCGAGGCCGTCGAACTCGACCATCTGCATGGCCAGCCGGATTCCCTGCTCGGTGTCCTCGGCCCTCAGCGCGGCCAGCACCGGGGACAGCTTCTCCCTGGTCAGCGGTTCGCGCTCGCCGACCTCCGCGCACTCGGCGACCAGGATCGAGGTGCCCTCCGCCACGGCGAACCCGGCCTGTTCCGCGATCCAGGAGGCGGACTTGCCGACCGCCGTCGAATTCAGCCTGGCGGTCGCGCAGTTGGCGCCGCGGGCCGCGACACCGAAGAGGAACTCCTCCAGCTTCTCCTTCTCCGCGGCGGTGACGACATGGGCGCCGAGCCGCTTCATCTCGGCGACACCCGCCTCGTACACCTGCGCGTCCAGGACGATCGCCTGCTCGGAGGCGCAGATCATGCCGTTGTCGAAGGCCTTGGACAGGACGATGTCGTGGATGGCCCGGGTGAGGTCGGCGTCGGCGGCGACGTAGGCGGGCACGTTTCCGGCGCCGACGCCCAGGGCGGGCTTGCCGCACGAGTAGGCGGCCCGGACCATCGAGTTGCCGCCGGTGGCGAGGATGGTGGAGACGCCGTCGTGGTTCATCAGCAGCCGGGTCGCCTCCATCGACGGCTCCTCGATCCACTGCACGCAGCCCTGAGGCGCACCGGCGGCGATCGCCGCGTCCCGCACGATGCGGGCGGCCTCGCGCGAGCACTTCTGGGCGTTCGGGTGGAAGGCGAAGATGATCGGGTTGCGGGTCTTGAGGGCGATGAGCGCCTTGAAGACGGTGGTGGAGGTCGGGTTGGTGACCGGCGTCATCGCGCACACGACACCGACCGGCTCCGCTATCTCGGTGACGCCGGTGAGCTCGTCGCGGTGGACGACGCCCACCGTGCGCAGACCGCGCATCGAGTGGGTGACGTGCTCGCAGGCGAAGATGTTCTTGACCGCCTTGTCCTCGAACAGTCCGCGCCCGGTCTCCTCGACGGCCGCGCTCGCCAGCTCCCCGTGCGCGGCGAGCGCCGCGAGGGACGCCTTGGTGACGATGTGGTCGACCTGCTCCTGGTCGTACGACTCGAACCGGCCCAGCGCCTCGAGGGCGCTCTCCACCAGTTCGTTCACCCGGTCCACGACCTGCATGTCAGGCCTCCTTCGTCCCAGCCTTCTCCGACACCTCCATTCGATATCGGCGGCGATCGATCATCGATACGAGAACGGCCCCAATGAAAGGAAGAAGGTCCCTGCAGGTGTGGCGGAAGGTCCCGGTGGGCGCCGGGGGGGGAGACACGCGAGGTCCCGCCCCCTCGCACAGGGGGCGGGACCTCGGCGCCGGCCGTGCTCAGCCGATCTGCGTCCCGGTGGCCGACAGGGCCTCGGTGACCGGCTGGAAGAACGTCTCGCCGCCCGAGGTGCAGTCGCCGCTGCCCCCCGACGTCAGCCCGATCGCCGCGTCGCCGTCGAACAGCGAGCCGCCGCTGTCGCCGGGCTCGGCGCACACGTCGGTCTGGATGAGGCCGCTGACCGTGCCCTCGGAGTAGTTCACGGTGGCGTTGAGACCGGTGACCGTACCGGTGTGGACCTGGGTGGTGGAGCCGCTGCGCGTCACCTTCTCGCCCACGGTGGCCTCGGCGGCGTGCGTGATGGCCTGTGTGGAGCCGTTGTAGAGGTCGACCGCGCTCGGGTGGTCCACGGTGGCCGTGTACTTGACCAGCCCGAAGTCGTTGCCCGGGAACTGCGAGTCGGCGTTCGTGCCGATCTGCTTCCCGCTGGAGTCCGACCAGGTGGAGATCGCGTCCGTGCAGTGCCCGGCGGTGAGGAAGTAGGGCTCGCCGCCCTTGGTGACGTTGAAGCCCAGCGAACAACGGCCGCCCGAGCCGGTGATGGCGTCACCGCCCGCGACGAAGGGCTTGAACTCCCCCTGCGAGCGCTTGAGTTCGGCCTTGGTTCCGAGGCGGTCGACGACCTTGGACAACGTGGCCCACTCGGCCGCGGACACCGTCTTGTCGGCGGTCACGACGACCTTGTTGCCGACCGGGTCGGTCGACCAGGACGTGCCCGGGATGGTGGCGTCCTTCGTCAGTGTCGTCCGGGCGGCGTCGAGTTCGGCGAGGGAGTTGACGACGAGTCTGGCCTTGGCGCCGGCCGCCTCGACCGTCTGGGCGGCGTCACGGTCGAGGACGTTGACGACGAGGCTCTTGGCCTTCGCGTCGTAATACGTTCCCGCGGCCGCCGTACCGAGGTCGTCGCCGAGTGTCGAGGCGAGCTTTCCGGCCGCGGCGAGCGACAGTGTCC
Above is a genomic segment from Streptomyces sp. SLBN-31 containing:
- a CDS encoding bifunctional 2-polyprenyl-6-hydroxyphenol methylase/3-demethylubiquinol 3-O-methyltransferase UbiG, yielding MTDHSEGLNRAATGPDATAGVDWDTQAASFDDEPDHGLRDPDVRRAWARRLSAWLPARACDVLDLGCGTGSLSLLAAERGHRVTGVDGSAAMVALARAKLAGRDAVFLLGDAAAPPVGEQRFDVVLVRHVLWALPDPGRALRHWRGLLRPGGRLVLVEGVWGTVGPVGIPADDLLALLAPLTGDVRLERLSQETALWGKEVEDERYAVVAVLE
- a CDS encoding MarR family winged helix-turn-helix transcriptional regulator, which translates into the protein MHNSEAMALSAALLAVAGELTQRINEGVVARGFEGVRPAHGFAFARLAPDGATVTELAAHLGVTKQAASQLVDEVVRKGYAERRPHPADARARLVVLTERGWACTRAAEAAAAEVVREWADVLGEGEVRALRDQLGRIAPYGPIRPAW
- a CDS encoding lytic polysaccharide monooxygenase, whose product is MPARRRTVATIAALGAAPLALTALAATPASAHGTMGDPVSRVAQCYAENPESPRSDACKAAVATGGTQALYDWNGIRIGDADGRHQQLIPDGKLCSANNEEFKGLDLARADWPATSVHSGSYTFKYRVTAPHKGTFKVYATKAGYDAAKPLAWSDLDLEHPVATATDPVASGGFYTFSGTLPERSGRQLLYAVWQRSDSPEAFYSCSDVNFGGGAAKPAGGGTTTSSSPAPTASTPSDAQIEAGAGRSTVEHHGHGDQDAATSADPTPANAPQAAVASERLAETGSGGETPYLAVGGAAALALGSAALFASVRRRANDGGRHGR
- a CDS encoding DNA polymerase thumb domain-containing protein; the encoded protein is MTVLCVRFQLPPAREAALPGLLGLLEEFTPVVEALPPDGALADLRGAERYFGRSAVELASVIRVRALALHGVDCVIGAGPGPMLARVALRDARPGVTCAVPEDAVAEFLANRPVAALPGVGTATSRTLCEYGLDTLGRVAAAPLSTLQRLIGARAGRELHDKANGVDRGRVVPNGVSRSLATERPFPLDELDPDRHRRALLSAAEELGARLRALDKVCGTLTLTVRYADRTATTRTRTLREPTAHSAALTRATYALYEALGLQRARVRALVLRAESLAPAEQASHQLTFDPVDEKVRRVEEAADRVRAKFGPGAVIPGALAA
- a CDS encoding triacylglycerol lipase; this encodes MLPWKRVLRPLAAVLLTAAVALVPATAAHATTAPSTGWNDYSCKPSAAHPRPVVLVHGTLGNSVDNWLGLAPYLENRGYCVFSLDYGQLSGVPVFYGLGPIDKSAGQLSAFVDKVLTATGAAKADLVGHSQGGMMPRYYLRFLGGAAKVNALVGIAPDNHGTDLNGLTKLLPYFPGAADLLTAATPGLADQMAGSAFLTKLNAGGDTVPGVHYTVIASKYDEVVTPYTSQFLSGSDVHNVLIQNLCSLDLSEHVLIGLTDRIAFHEVANALDPAHATATTCASVLS
- a CDS encoding cupin domain-containing protein, encoding MPVIRTSEAVTHEIHGARFVSYATPRTGSKELCAWRGEIPPGTRAPAHTVSREEIFHLLVGELVVTLDDRTDRITAGDTLIVSPGATLTVENPTDQTAISWVTTSIGLEAELADGTRLTPPWAN